One window of the Rissa tridactyla isolate bRisTri1 chromosome 9, bRisTri1.patW.cur.20221130, whole genome shotgun sequence genome contains the following:
- the LOC128914865 gene encoding endothelin receptor type B-like, with product MARIPAPTTLAIFLTCLFSGAHSQTPRAFQESTIPFETLGQEQAYSLVQPSLFQDARLSNHSESLPRSTSSEPPLLPVCVKPADIRHIFKYINTIVSCTIFIVGIIGNSTLLRIIYKNKCMRNGPNVLIASLALGDLLYILIALPINVYKLLAKDWPFGVQVCKLVPFIQKASVGITVLSLCALSIDRYRAVASWSRIQGIGIPMWKAVEVMLIWAVAIVLAVPEAIAFDMVELSYWEQHLWVCMLASEQKSGFMMFYRDVKDWWLFGFYFCLPLVCTGVFYTLMSCEMLSKRNGMRIALNDHMKRRREVAKTVFCLVVIFALCWLPLHLSRILKKTIYDQTDPNRCELLSFLLVMDYFGINMASLNSCINPVALYFVSRKFKNCFQSCLCCWCQRPALSITPTDEKGSVGKWKANGQELGLDRSSSRLSNKYSSS from the exons ATGGCGAGAATCCCAGCTCCCACCACTCTAGCCATTTTCCTGACTTGCCTCTTCTCCGGGGCACACAGCCAGACCCCAAGGGCTTTCCAGGAGAGCACCATCCCCTTTGAGACACTTGGCCAGGAGCAGGCTTACAGTCTGGTCCAGCCAAGCCTGTTCCAGGATGCCAGGCTGTCAAACCACTCGGAGAGCCTCCCCAGGAGCACCAGCTCTGAGCCGCCCCTGCTGCCCGTGTGCGTGAAGCCTGCGGATATCAGACACATCTTCAAGTACATCAACACCATCGTGTCCTGCACCATCTTCATAGTGGGGATCATCGGGAACTCCACGCTCCTGAGGATCATTTACAAGAACAAGTGCATGAGGAACGGGCCAAATGTCCTCATTGCCAGCTTGGCACTCGGAGACCTTCTCTACATCCTCATCGCTCTGCCCATCAATGTATATAAG CTCTTGGCAAAGGACTGGCCCTTTGGCGTGCAGGTGTGCAAGCTGGTCCCCTTCATCCAGAAGGCCTCAGTGGGCATCACGGTCCTCAGCCTTTGTGCTCTCAGCATCGACAG GTACCGAGCGGTGGCGTCCTGGAGTCGGATCCAGGGGATAGGAATCCCCATGTGGAAGGCAGTGGAGGTGATGCTGATCTGGGCAGTGGCCATTGTGCTTGCAGTCCCCGAAGCCATAGCCTTTGACATGGTGGAGCTCAGCTACTGGGAACAGCACCTGTGGGTGTGCATGCTTGCCTCCGAACAGAAATCCGGCTTCATGATG TTCTACCGGGACGTGAAGGACTGGTGGCTTTTCGGCTTCTATTTCTGCCTCCCCTTGGTGTGCACTGGCGTCTTCTACACCCTCATGTCATGCGAGATGTTGAGCAAGAGAAATGGCATGAGGATTGCGCTGAACGACCACATGAAGCGG CGCCGGGAGGTGGCCAAGACCGTGTTCTGCCTCGTGGTGATCTTCGCGCTCTGCTGGCTGCCGCTCCACCTCAGCCGCATCCTCAAGAAGACCATCTATGACCAGACGGACCCCAACAGATGTGAACTGCTCAG tttcctcctgGTGATGGATTACTTCGGGATCAACATGGCCTCCCTCAACTCCTGCATCAACCCTGTGGCGCTCTACTTCGTCAGCCGGAAATTCAAGAACTGCTTCCAG TCCTGTCTGTGCTGCTGGTGCCAGAGACCGGCCCTGAGCATCACGCCGACGGACGAGAAGGGCTCTGTCGGGAAGTGGAAAGCCAACGGGCAGGAGCTTGGGCTGGACCGGAGCAGCTCCCGCTTGAGTAACAAGTACAGCTCTTCCTAA